A genome region from Triticum aestivum cultivar Chinese Spring chromosome 2B, IWGSC CS RefSeq v2.1, whole genome shotgun sequence includes the following:
- the LOC123039715 gene encoding serine/threonine-protein kinase ATG1t-like yields the protein MASAFSSAVASRPTKAPPLTCSCSAVAAVAGKGGRRRPSRARAPPSLEREEEEHGDAAQATSVWRAVRLLTGAPAAVKQVRLAGLPDRLRDSLDCELCFLAAVRHPNIIRLLDVVRTPGCIYLVMELCEGGDLATYIQRTGGRVEESVTRNFMRQIGAGLQVLRRHHVVHRDLKPENIRLSCPGSDAISDFGLSRALHPGEYAETASGTRLYMAPQVMLFQTYLNISCVQVDLWSIGAILFDLLNGYPPFHGRSNVQMLQCINRTSSSLPFSQLLVPSLHPDSIDIWRGGGAVEAADGDDGTRREEKWSGEVHTMIWTSKSLEDGGRSAVERQARCGATIRSAIPGIAPIQYPKTDGHSWRGCTRRPPYLCPSKMNQCPRRNRTS from the exons ATGGCGTCCGCCTTCTCCTCCGCCGTGGCTAGCCGTCCGACGAAGGCGCCGCCCCTCACCTGCTCGTGCTCCGCCGTTGCTGCCGTCGCTGGAAAGGGAGGAAGGCGCCGCCCCTCACGTGCTCGTGCTCCGCCGTCGCTGGAAAGGGAGGA GGAGGAACACGGAGACGCCGCCCAGGCCACGTCAGTGTGGCGCGCGGTGCGGCTCTTGACCGGCGCCCCCGCGGCCGTGAAGCAGGtgcggctggccggcctccccgaCCGCCTCCGCGACAGCCTCGACTGCGAGCTCTGCTTCCTCGCCGCCGTTAGGCACCCCAACATCATCCGCCTCCTCGACGTCGTCCGG ACTCCGGGCTGCATCTACCTCGTCATGGAGCTGTGCGAGGGGGGAGACCTGGCGACCTACATCCAGCGCACCGGCGGCAGGGTGGAGGAGAGCGTCACCAGGAATTTCATGAGACAGATTG GAGCTGGTTTGCAAGTGCTCCGCAGGCACCATGTCGTCCACCGGGACCTGAAGCCTGAG AACATCCGGCTCTCTTGTCCTGGCAGCGATGCGATATCCGATTTCGGCCTGTCCAG GGCCCTTCATCCTGGGGAGTATGCAGAGACAGCCTCCGGCACCCGTTTGTACATGGCCC CCCAAGTCATGCTATTTCAGACGT ATCTGAACATCTCCTGCGTGCAGGTAGACTTGTGGAGTATCGGCGCGATCCTCTTTGATCTCTTGAATGGCTACCCACCATTCCATGGTAGAAGCAATGTGCAG ATGCTTCAATGCATAAACAGAACTAGTAGCTCCCTTCCATTCTCACAACTCCTGGTACCCAGCTTGCATCCTGATTCCATCGAcatatggaggggggggggggcg GTGGAAGCTGCTGATGGGGATGATGGGACAAGGAGGGAAGAGAAATGGAGCGGCGAAGTCCACACCATGATTTGGACGAGCAAGTCCCTCGAGGACGGCGGCCGTAGCGCTGTTGAGAGGCAAGCAAGGTGCGGAGCAACCATCAGGTCCGCCATCCCAGGCATCGCCCCGATCCAATATCCTAAGACGGACGGGCATAGCTGGCGCGGGTGTACGAGGAGGCCACCTTACCTTTGTCCTAGCAAGATGAACCAGTGTCCCCGCCGCAATCGTACGTCGTAG
- the LOC123047522 gene encoding uncharacterized protein: MSGSSVMYVNMVGDLGSDVAPRARDQGAELTAGGRVILQLTAKNHIRMHLMSPPRELHKFGTTSRTGIQAFWSATSKLPEQDSWESGMSSRRAVQCQVCRRKENICQAVRRLRRLHQSLFFPPRCSTGPWVTTPLLLLVTGLQSSTCLRSDLELNCALLCCGRMLCVHR, translated from the exons ATGAGTGGTTCCAGTGTCATGTACGTCAACATG GTTGGAGATTTGGGATCGGATGTTGCGCCAAGAGCGAGGGACCAAGGTGCTGAACTAACAGCAGGGGGGAGGGTGATTCTTCAG CTAACTGCCAAGAATCATATAAGGATGCATCTAATGAG TCCACCTAGGGAGCTGCACAAATTTGGAACAACTTCCAGAACAGGCATCCAAGCATTTTGGTCTGCTACCAGTAAGCTGCCAGAGCAAGATAGCTGGGAGTCTGGGATGTCGAGTCGTCGAGCCGTCCAATGCCAAGTTTGCCGGCGGAAGGAGAACATCTGTCAAGCCGTCCGTCGCCTGAGGCGGCTACACCAGAG TTTATTTTTTCCACCTCGCTGCTCAACAGGTCCGTGGGTTACTACTCCTTTGCTCTTGCTGGTGACCGGCCTCCAGAGTAGCACTTGCTTGAGATCTGATCTAGAACTGAATTGTGCTCTGCTTTGCTGTGGTCGTATGCTCTGTGTCCACCGATGA
- the LOC123039716 gene encoding uncharacterized protein has translation MADGGGEYSNLNDTIPPHTRTATADGGVEDVVEGSHPPFKIRKLGAPAGTSSIVAEDQSEAMAARDVKIGERMDSDGAIESMAARGGHVDTEMTQFKYGEVADEELHKDKMNPEEGEGEVEMDPGKSSSIISEQEIKELCTQMEEMIAFLNYRIIPSAPLICSSSSSSNETPKDEEDKAPQSSGIDGILQRLADMRRDMSKLKSELAPFWHEYPYEKKSELTPEEEREKRIKSWQEYQKLDNKEKAGKEMELDVDDFEGYCQGMTSLVEHFRFTTLVSPMHFTHYTPRQIPLDLTSNKITLQIFSFKIANVDLDLQWPLLEWPLKVYGLVAARDSVDRRRNFLFLRERDNFQEITQEKPFLCLTGPSRAILAEDHVSLEVQLKLKGPSESEDTVLITKRCQHRHYHADDDLYILTLENRLCTTELSLQQLYRESVQATFLRVGGFVKGSTTPFIHGGRVACSSPHHGGQGTAPPTQVVLLDSRYCNGGKMPIGEEDGYLDLSRHVVSVELRTVGDDPEELEETLNVFIEAYSDSPPKVSAKADFLVKPQYCGISEHECVLHGSTVKITIAWSPILQTNKVIL, from the exons ATGGCTGATGGCGGCGGCGAGTATAGCAATCTCAACGACACCATCCCTCCCCACACAAGAACTGCGACGGCGGATGGCggcgtggaagacgtcgtggaggGGAGTCATCCGCCGTTCAAAATCCGCAAGCTGGGCGCTCCGGCGGGTACGAGTTCAATTGTCGCTGAGGATCAGAGCGAGGCCATGGCTGCCAGGGACGTCAAGATCGGCGAGCGGATGGATTCCGATGGGGCCATTGAGTCGATGGCTGCCAGAGGCGGGCATGTGGATACAGAGATGACCCAATTCAAGTATGGCGAGGTTGCGGATGAGGAGCTTCACAAGGACAAGATGAAcccagaggagggggagggggaggtcgAGATGGACCCAGGCAAATCAAGCTCCATCATCTCCGAGCAGGAGATCAAGGAGCTCTGTACGCAGATGGAGGAGATGATCGCTTTTCTGAATTACAGGATCATACCATCAGCCCCACTtatctgcagcagcagcagcagcagcaatgagACGCCgaaagatgaagaagacaaggcgCCGCAGTCCTCGGGGATCGACGGCATCTTACAGCGGCTAGCTGATATGCGGCGCGACATGTCCAAACTCAAGTCGGAACTGGCCCCTTTCTGGCACGAATACCCATATGAGAAGAAGTCGGAGCTGACtccagaggaggagagggagaagaggatcAAGTCCTGGCAGGAGTATCAGAAGCTGGACAACAAGGAGAAGGCCGGCAAGGAGATGGAGCTCGACGTGGACGACTTCGAGGGCTACTGTCAAGGCATGACATCCTTAGTTGAACACTTCAGATTCACGA CCCTAGTGAGCCCCATGCACTTTACACACTACACGCCCAGACAGATCCCACTCGATCTTACTTCCAACAAAATCACCTTACAGATCTTCTCCTTCAAAATTGCCAACGTCGATTTGGACCTGCAATGGCCACTCCTGGAATGGCCACTCAAAGTGTACGGCCTCGTCGCCGCACGAGACAGTGTGGATCGCAGACGCAATTTTCTCTTCTTACGGGAAAGGGACAATTTCCAAGAGATCACCCAAGAA AAACCCTTCTTGTGCTTGACTGGCCCATCTCGTGCAATTTTGGCTGAGGACCATGTTAGCCTTGAAGTCCAACTAAAACTTAAGGGCCCCTCGGAGTCTGAGGACACAGTGTTGATCACTAAGAGATGCCAGCACCGTCACTATCATGCCGATGATGATTTATATATTCTTACCTTGGAGAACCGTCTTTGCACAACAGAGTTAAGCCTGCAGCAACTATACCGTGAATCAGTCCAAGCAACTTTCTTGCGCGTCGGTGGCTTTGTTAAAGGCAGTACAACCCCTTTCATTCATGGAGGCCGAGTTGCTTGCTCCTCACCACATCATGGAGGTCAAGGCACTGCCCCGCCCACCCAAGTTGTGTTGCTTGATTCTCGTTATTGTAATGGTGGCAAGATGCCAATAGGCGAAGAAGATGGTTACCTTGATCTGTCAAGGCATGTTGTTTCTGTTGAATTACGAACAGTGGGTGACGATCCTGAAGAATTGGAAGAAACCTTGAATGTTTTCATAGAAGCCTACTCGGACTCTCCTCCTAAAGTTTCTGCGAAAGCTGATTTCTTGGTCAAGCCTCAGTATTGCGGCATAAGTGAACATGAATGTGTCCTTCACGGCTCTACGGTGAAGATTACCATTGCTTGGTCACCTATTCTTCAAACCAACAAGGTTATTCTGTGA